A genomic window from Sparus aurata chromosome 4, fSpaAur1.1, whole genome shotgun sequence includes:
- the LOC115580328 gene encoding uncharacterized protein LOC115580328 — MIIKVQHQTCKKYIKLQAADFEELIFEGREKFSISAEKITVEDDSDTEVDQAVFAELCKMEGICFVIKDSHDNDSGTSSPPSTPLSSHSGSFLSMSISSSDSETSRPPKQMRVDEEAFQSSSARDLIKQILQTKPGGTSVIEEYEETGTLCDSRRRQMVKGTFFRQSKWLWISGMAAQDSSEKKKNLCPRNRKHREQKEVVQVRGESCLKLVVSWMKCVAKRSYPLMNHTSDREIILQKMKETFEYRQRFIHNPDESHNVLSVFPRLLDTKGLVIIGFLFCNHNS, encoded by the exons ATGATAATTAAGGTGCAGCATCAAACCTGCaagaaatacattaaattaCAAGCTGCTGATTTTGAAGAATTGATTTTTGAAG GGAGAGAGAAGTTCTCCATCTCTGCGGAGAAGATTACTGTGGAAGATGATTCAGACACTGAAGTGGATCAAGCAGTGTTTGCCGAATTATGCAAAATGGAAGGGATTTGCTTTGTTATCAAGGACAGTCATGACAAtg ATTCAGGCACGTCATCTCCTCCATCCACACCACTGTCCTCACACAGTGGTAGTTTCCTCTCCATGTCCATTAGTAGCAGCGACAGTGAAACATCAAGACCACCCAAGCAAATGAGAGTTGATGAAGAGGCATTTCAGAGTTCTTCAGCCAGAGAT CTGATAAAGCAGATCCTGCAGACAAAACCAGGAGGGACATCAGTGATTGAAGAATATGAAGAAACTGGGACACTGTGTGACAGTAGAAGGAGGCAGATGGTTAAGG gaacattttttcGACAGTCAAAGTGGCTCTGGATTTCTGGCATGGCGGCTCAAGACagttcagagaaaaaaaaaaacttgtgtcCAAGGAACCGCAAACACAGAGAGCAAAAAGAGGTGGTCCAAGTCAGGGGAGAGAGCTGCCTCAAATTGGTAGTCAGTTGGATGAAGTGCGTTGCAAAGAGGTCATATCCCTTGATGAACCACACCAGTGACAGAGAAATCATCCTGCAGAAAATGAAGGAGACCTTTGAGTATAGACAGCGCTTCATCCACAATCCTGATGAATCGCACAACGTACTCTCAGTGTTTCCAAGGCTGCTGGACACAAAAGGGCTGGTAATTATTGGCTTCCTTTTCTGTAACCACAATTCATAG